In the genome of Streptomyces collinus, one region contains:
- a CDS encoding Hsp20/alpha crystallin family protein, which translates to MLMRTDPFRELDRLTQQVFGPAATRPSAMAMDAYRSGDDFFVHFDLPGIDPETIELDVERNVLNVRAERRPPAPEGAEPLVAERPTGTFTRQLFLGDTLDTERIDASYEAGVLTLRIPVAEQAKPRRIQISGGDTRRQLSG; encoded by the coding sequence ATGCTCATGCGCACGGACCCCTTCCGTGAACTCGACCGACTCACCCAGCAGGTCTTCGGCCCCGCCGCCACCCGCCCGTCGGCGATGGCGATGGACGCCTACCGCTCCGGGGACGACTTCTTCGTCCACTTCGACCTCCCCGGCATCGACCCCGAGACGATCGAACTGGACGTCGAGCGCAACGTCCTCAACGTGCGAGCCGAGCGCAGGCCCCCCGCCCCCGAGGGCGCGGAACCGCTCGTCGCCGAGCGCCCCACCGGCACCTTCACGCGCCAGCTCTTCCTCGGCGACACACTCGACACGGAGCGCATCGACGCCTCCTACGAGGCCGGCGTCCTGACCCTGCGCATCCCGGTGGCCGAGCAGGCCAAGCCCCGCCGCATCCAGATCTCGGGCGGCGACACCCGCAGGCAGCTCAGCGGCTGA
- a CDS encoding VOC family protein, whose product MNPTIRHITFDCTGEPYELARFWSEFLGHPISDIDKPGDDEVLLELPDGSPGLLFVRVEEAKTAKNRIHFDLGPTGRTRAEEVERAVSLGARILTDRTLPNGRGWVVMADPEGNEFCVERGERDRVEP is encoded by the coding sequence TTGAACCCGACCATCCGCCACATCACCTTCGACTGCACCGGCGAGCCCTATGAACTGGCCCGCTTCTGGTCCGAGTTCCTGGGCCACCCGATCTCCGACATCGACAAGCCCGGCGACGACGAGGTCCTGCTCGAACTCCCCGACGGATCACCCGGCCTCCTCTTCGTCAGAGTCGAGGAGGCCAAGACGGCGAAGAACCGCATCCACTTCGACCTGGGCCCCACCGGCCGCACCCGCGCCGAGGAGGTCGAACGCGCGGTCTCCCTAGGCGCCCGCATCCTGACGGACCGCACCCTCCCGAACGGCCGCGGCTGGGTGGTGATGGCGGACCCGGAGGGCAATGAATTCTGCGTCGAGCGGGGGGAACGGGATCGAGTGGAGCCCTGA
- a CDS encoding MarR family transcriptional regulator, producing the protein MSAQTENLKEYSPEELAAQPIGAWTGEACRRVVGALRAQLAVENLTQPHWWTLNHASGAPGHWTRATLTDRLTPYDDQHTDFDAVYDDLIARGWLTQDATGVMTLTEEGEAGRLRARERNLRVHDRAHDGITQADFITTINVLRRMVANLGGNGNLPENPK; encoded by the coding sequence ATGAGCGCACAGACGGAGAACCTCAAGGAGTACTCCCCGGAGGAACTGGCCGCCCAGCCGATCGGCGCCTGGACCGGCGAGGCCTGCCGCAGAGTGGTGGGTGCCCTCCGCGCCCAACTGGCCGTGGAGAACCTCACCCAGCCCCACTGGTGGACCCTCAACCACGCCTCCGGCGCCCCCGGCCACTGGACCCGCGCGACCCTCACCGACCGCCTGACCCCCTACGACGACCAGCACACCGACTTCGACGCGGTCTACGACGACCTCATCGCCCGGGGCTGGCTCACCCAGGACGCGACGGGCGTCATGACCCTCACCGAGGAGGGCGAGGCCGGCCGCCTCCGCGCCCGGGAACGCAACCTCCGCGTCCACGACCGGGCCCACGACGGCATCACCCAGGCCGACTTCATCACGACGATCAACGTCCTGCGCCGCATGGTCGCCAACCTGGGCGGCAACGGAAACCTCCCCGAGAACCCCAAATAG
- a CDS encoding helix-turn-helix domain-containing protein, translating to MAGSPTARRRRLSIELKKLREKSALTCAQVGEALDWSGSKVNRMETGSGRVQPSDIDALCRFYDTSNELREFLKTLARQAKVRGWWQVHGAGVPEWFNIYIGLEQDASTFRQYQCEVVPGLMQTEVYASELHKAGAHMSVEDIAKAVRVRMERQAMLRQAEAPDAWFIVNEGALRHVIGDRALMREQLERVLETADLPTVTLQVLPFDSGTRPTTGSFTMLGFPAPEDPDIVYRDGITDAVYLEGEHHVREYTRAFDGLRAAALSPQRSALLIESILKDYT from the coding sequence ATGGCCGGATCACCCACGGCACGCCGACGGCGCCTCTCGATCGAGTTGAAGAAGCTCCGCGAGAAGAGCGCCCTCACCTGTGCCCAGGTCGGCGAGGCCCTGGATTGGAGCGGCTCCAAGGTCAACCGGATGGAGACGGGCAGCGGACGCGTCCAGCCCTCGGACATCGACGCCCTGTGCCGCTTCTACGACACGAGCAATGAACTGCGAGAGTTCCTCAAGACACTGGCGCGGCAAGCGAAAGTGCGCGGCTGGTGGCAGGTCCACGGCGCGGGCGTGCCCGAGTGGTTCAACATCTACATCGGCCTGGAGCAAGATGCTTCGACCTTCCGCCAGTACCAGTGCGAGGTGGTGCCCGGCCTCATGCAGACTGAGGTGTATGCGTCCGAGCTTCACAAGGCTGGGGCGCATATGTCCGTAGAGGACATCGCAAAGGCGGTGCGTGTACGAATGGAGCGCCAAGCCATGCTGCGGCAGGCGGAGGCTCCGGACGCCTGGTTCATCGTGAACGAGGGCGCTCTGCGCCACGTCATCGGTGATCGCGCTTTGATGCGCGAGCAGTTGGAACGAGTCTTGGAGACGGCTGATCTGCCGACTGTGACGCTGCAGGTGCTCCCCTTCGACTCAGGGACCCGTCCGACGACCGGTTCGTTCACCATGCTGGGCTTTCCGGCCCCGGAGGATCCGGACATCGTTTACCGGGACGGCATTACGGATGCCGTGTACCTGGAGGGCGAGCATCATGTACGTGAGTACACGAGGGCGTTCGACGGCCTGCGAGCGGCAGCCCTAAGCCCTCAACGCTCGGCCCTGTTGATCGAGTCGATCTTGAAGGATTACACGTAG
- a CDS encoding DEAD/DEAH box helicase, with protein MPVSESRTDVSIPADGLYEQLITLRFEQQLKELVSLGWHPISEVVGTESVPHVLARHIGGTVRQVLQNLPAEERVYAANHILESLSTLHGAKEWVDLVAEGPRQLLAVTKQEAPGVFAVRPGIPLSDAALITNSPEDPSLGFELRTELATADRVDLLCAFVKWHGLRIIEQSLKAAHARGVPIRVITTTYIGATERRALDRLVEEFNAQVKVNYETRSTRLHAKAWLFRRKSGYDTAYVGSSNLSKAALLDGLEWNVRLSSVATPDVMRKFEATFDAYWSDPSFETYDPQADGERLQEALAIAGGTSSTSPTQRGITLSGLEVRPYPHQRDMLERLEVEREVHDRHRNLLVAATGTGKTVMAALDYKQLRKKHGRDLRILFVAHRKEILDQSMRTYQDVLVDANFGESLHSGEIPERWSHVFASVQSLSAKGLDRLAPDHFDVIVIDEFHHGTSPTYRKILDHFQPLELLGLTATPERMDGKNIQDEFFDGRIAAEMRLWEALENDLLSPFHYFGISDATDLSTVEWKRGTYDPAALSNVLSSNARRARLVVKAVREKLSDPSTMRALGFCVSVAHAHFMAEVFRTAGLEAIALSGETPAEQRKQALKDLASGRRQVIFSVDLFNEGLDIPDVDTLLLLRPTSSATVFLQQLGRGLRRSEGKAVLTVLDFIGQHRKEFRFETQFRALTNLTRKRLLDHIEHDFPQLPSGCQIILEEKAKKAIIANIKDQIGVNVTALAREVADYAEPRLSRYLEESGREIKELYRGNGNSWTGLLRRAGLLKGEAPEGEATLLKRIPAFLHVDDPLRVAAYTRMLEDDAPSYGELDEQGQAYARMLFFQLWPLGGVIRKGFASYDSGFAALRKQQAVRDELRQMLAYNLAHTEHVPIPLLGIGAASGIPLTVHASYSREEILPALGQSTIGGFMSSDFREGVKWCESIRTDALLITLEKDEKDFSPQTRYHDYALSETRFHWESQNQTSETSPTGLRYQRHATDGSHVLLFVRRYKTTDIGGAQPWMLLGPAEYVEHTGSKPMAITWQLKHPIPADVWTYSAIAAG; from the coding sequence ATGCCTGTGTCTGAGAGCCGCACCGATGTCTCCATCCCGGCCGATGGACTGTACGAGCAGCTGATCACGCTCCGCTTTGAACAGCAGCTCAAAGAGCTGGTCAGCCTCGGATGGCATCCCATCAGCGAGGTCGTGGGGACTGAGTCCGTGCCACACGTCCTAGCTCGGCACATCGGGGGAACGGTTCGGCAGGTGTTGCAGAACCTTCCAGCAGAGGAACGGGTCTACGCGGCGAACCACATCTTGGAGTCCCTCAGCACACTGCACGGCGCCAAGGAGTGGGTGGACCTGGTCGCCGAGGGACCACGCCAACTCCTAGCGGTCACCAAGCAAGAGGCACCGGGCGTCTTTGCCGTACGCCCGGGTATCCCACTCTCCGACGCCGCTCTGATCACCAACTCGCCGGAAGACCCGAGCCTCGGCTTCGAACTGCGCACGGAACTCGCCACCGCCGACCGTGTGGACCTGCTGTGCGCCTTCGTGAAGTGGCATGGCCTGCGGATCATAGAGCAGTCACTGAAGGCAGCCCATGCGCGAGGGGTACCGATCCGGGTCATCACGACGACCTACATCGGTGCTACCGAGCGGCGCGCGCTGGACCGGCTAGTGGAAGAGTTCAACGCGCAGGTCAAGGTCAACTACGAGACCCGCTCGACGCGGTTGCACGCCAAGGCGTGGCTGTTCCGTCGCAAGAGCGGATACGACACGGCATACGTGGGGAGCTCCAACCTGTCCAAGGCGGCGCTTCTCGACGGCTTGGAGTGGAACGTCCGGCTCTCCTCTGTCGCCACGCCCGACGTGATGCGCAAATTCGAAGCTACCTTCGACGCCTACTGGAGCGACCCGTCCTTCGAGACCTACGACCCTCAGGCTGACGGCGAACGTCTTCAGGAAGCCCTGGCGATTGCGGGCGGAACTTCGTCAACATCCCCAACTCAGCGCGGGATCACTCTGTCCGGTCTGGAGGTACGGCCGTATCCCCACCAGCGCGACATGCTTGAGCGGCTCGAAGTGGAGCGGGAAGTACACGACAGGCACCGCAATCTGCTCGTGGCGGCAACGGGCACGGGCAAGACCGTGATGGCAGCGCTCGACTACAAGCAACTGCGCAAGAAGCACGGCCGTGACCTGCGGATACTCTTCGTTGCCCACCGCAAGGAGATCCTCGATCAGTCGATGAGGACCTACCAAGACGTCCTGGTGGACGCGAATTTCGGCGAATCCCTCCACAGCGGCGAAATCCCCGAGCGTTGGTCGCACGTCTTCGCCAGCGTGCAGTCGCTGAGCGCGAAGGGCCTGGATCGCCTCGCTCCGGATCACTTTGATGTGATCGTTATCGACGAGTTCCATCACGGGACCTCGCCTACGTACCGCAAGATCCTCGATCACTTCCAGCCGTTGGAGCTCCTAGGACTTACCGCCACGCCTGAGCGCATGGACGGGAAGAACATTCAGGACGAGTTCTTCGACGGGCGGATCGCAGCCGAAATGCGCCTATGGGAAGCGCTCGAAAACGATCTACTCAGCCCCTTCCACTACTTCGGCATCAGCGACGCCACGGACCTCAGCACGGTGGAGTGGAAGCGCGGGACATATGACCCAGCCGCACTGAGCAATGTGTTGTCCAGCAATGCCAGGCGCGCCCGCCTTGTGGTGAAGGCCGTGCGGGAGAAGCTATCCGATCCCAGCACCATGCGAGCGTTGGGCTTCTGCGTGTCAGTAGCCCATGCCCACTTCATGGCTGAGGTCTTCCGGACAGCCGGCCTTGAGGCCATAGCTCTGTCTGGGGAAACGCCGGCCGAGCAGCGCAAGCAGGCACTGAAGGACCTGGCATCGGGCAGGCGGCAGGTGATCTTCTCAGTCGACCTCTTCAACGAAGGCCTCGACATCCCAGACGTGGACACGCTGCTGCTCCTGCGTCCCACGTCCAGCGCCACGGTGTTCTTGCAGCAGCTAGGCCGGGGGCTTCGGCGGTCCGAAGGCAAGGCGGTGCTCACCGTACTGGACTTCATCGGACAGCATCGCAAGGAATTCCGTTTCGAGACCCAGTTCCGAGCGCTCACCAACCTGACCCGCAAGCGGCTGCTGGACCACATCGAGCATGACTTCCCCCAGCTCCCCTCCGGCTGCCAGATCATCCTTGAAGAGAAGGCGAAGAAGGCGATCATCGCCAACATCAAGGATCAGATCGGTGTCAACGTCACGGCGCTCGCGCGCGAAGTCGCGGACTATGCCGAACCGAGGCTCAGCCGCTATCTGGAGGAGAGCGGCCGTGAAATCAAGGAGCTCTACCGGGGCAATGGCAACTCCTGGACGGGCCTACTGCGCCGCGCAGGGCTCCTAAAGGGCGAGGCACCTGAAGGTGAAGCGACGCTCCTCAAACGTATTCCTGCGTTCTTGCACGTGGACGATCCACTGCGGGTAGCCGCATACACCAGAATGTTGGAAGATGACGCGCCTTCCTATGGTGAGCTAGATGAGCAGGGACAGGCGTATGCCCGCATGCTCTTCTTCCAGCTCTGGCCCCTCGGCGGTGTGATTCGCAAGGGCTTCGCCAGCTACGACTCCGGCTTCGCGGCACTACGCAAGCAGCAGGCCGTACGGGATGAACTCCGTCAGATGTTGGCGTACAACCTCGCCCACACGGAACACGTCCCCATTCCGCTCCTCGGGATCGGAGCTGCCTCGGGCATCCCGCTGACCGTCCACGCCTCGTACAGCCGCGAGGAGATCCTGCCTGCACTGGGTCAGTCCACGATCGGCGGCTTCATGTCCAGCGATTTCCGCGAGGGTGTGAAGTGGTGCGAGTCCATCAGGACCGACGCCCTCCTCATCACCCTGGAGAAGGATGAGAAGGACTTCTCCCCACAGACCCGCTACCACGACTACGCCCTCAGCGAGACCCGTTTCCACTGGGAGTCTCAGAACCAGACCTCGGAAACGTCTCCCACAGGTTTGCGGTACCAGCGCCACGCCACTGACGGCAGTCACGTGCTGCTCTTCGTGCGGCGCTACAAGACCACGGACATCGGCGGCGCCCAGCCGTGGATGCTGCTCGGCCCTGCCGAGTATGTGGAGCACACGGGCAGCAAGCCCATGGCCATCACATGGCAGTTGAAGCACCCGATTCCGGCCGACGTCTGGACGTACTCAGCGATCGCCGCCGGGTAG
- a CDS encoding MFS transporter has translation MTTAQADTGRTVTTDIPARLDRLPWSRWHWTIVIGLGTVWILDGLEVTVVGNIASRLSEPGSGLPITSGEVTGMAAALYVAGACLGALFWGRLTDKWGRKKLFMITLAVYLGATALTAISFDTWWFFLFRFLTGFGIGGEYAAINSAIDELIPKEYRGRTDLMINGSFWLGAVFGSLLSIVALDTDIFAADVGWRLTFALGAVLALVILLVRRHVPESPRWLLIHGRDDEAERIVSSIERKIEEERGEPLPRPEGEITIRQRRSVSFIEIGRTVFSDYRRRAILGFSLFIGQAFLYNAITFGFGAILTTFFAVPSGNTGYYFAVIALGNFFGPLLLGKLFDTVGRRIMISGTYILSGLLLFGTAWLFDQGSLSAATMTACWCAVLFFASAGASSAYLTVSEVFPMETRAMSIAFFYAIGTAAGGISGPLLFAKLTESGVVGDTVLAFSIGATLMCLAGLVAALLAVKAERRSLEDIATPLTAAGGDGSGDGSKGGPTGEETRPATA, from the coding sequence ATGACGACCGCCCAGGCCGACACCGGCCGCACCGTGACCACCGACATCCCAGCCCGCCTCGACCGCCTCCCGTGGTCGCGCTGGCACTGGACTATCGTCATCGGTCTCGGCACCGTGTGGATTCTCGACGGACTCGAAGTCACCGTCGTCGGCAACATCGCGAGCCGCCTGTCGGAACCCGGCAGCGGTCTGCCCATCACCTCCGGTGAGGTCACCGGCATGGCGGCCGCCCTGTACGTGGCGGGCGCCTGCCTGGGCGCGCTCTTCTGGGGCCGTCTGACCGACAAGTGGGGCCGCAAGAAGCTCTTCATGATCACCCTGGCGGTCTACCTGGGAGCCACGGCCCTCACCGCGATCTCCTTCGACACCTGGTGGTTCTTCCTCTTCCGCTTCCTCACCGGCTTCGGCATCGGCGGCGAGTACGCGGCCATCAACTCCGCGATCGACGAACTGATCCCCAAGGAGTACCGCGGCCGCACCGACCTGATGATCAACGGCAGCTTCTGGCTGGGAGCCGTCTTCGGCTCGCTGCTGTCGATCGTCGCGCTGGACACGGACATCTTCGCGGCGGACGTCGGCTGGCGCCTCACCTTCGCCCTCGGCGCGGTCCTCGCCCTGGTGATCCTCCTCGTCCGCCGGCACGTCCCCGAAAGCCCGCGCTGGCTCCTGATCCACGGCCGCGACGACGAAGCGGAACGCATCGTCTCCTCCATCGAACGCAAGATCGAGGAGGAGAGGGGTGAGCCGCTGCCGCGCCCCGAGGGCGAGATCACCATCCGCCAGCGCCGCAGCGTCTCCTTCATCGAGATCGGCCGCACGGTCTTCTCCGACTACCGCAGGCGCGCCATCCTCGGCTTCTCCCTCTTCATCGGCCAGGCCTTCCTCTACAACGCCATCACCTTCGGCTTCGGCGCGATCCTGACCACGTTCTTCGCCGTCCCGAGCGGCAACACCGGCTACTACTTCGCGGTCATCGCACTCGGCAACTTCTTCGGCCCGCTGCTGCTCGGCAAGCTCTTCGACACGGTCGGCCGCCGCATCATGATCTCCGGCACGTACATCCTGTCCGGCCTGCTCCTCTTCGGCACGGCCTGGCTCTTCGACCAGGGCTCCCTGAGCGCGGCCACGATGACGGCGTGCTGGTGCGCGGTCCTGTTCTTCGCCTCGGCCGGCGCGTCCAGCGCCTACCTCACGGTCTCCGAGGTCTTCCCCATGGAGACCCGCGCCATGTCGATCGCGTTTTTCTACGCCATCGGCACGGCAGCGGGCGGCATCAGCGGCCCGCTCCTCTTCGCCAAGCTCACGGAATCCGGCGTCGTCGGCGACACGGTCCTCGCCTTCTCGATCGGCGCGACGCTGATGTGCCTGGCGGGCCTGGTCGCGGCGCTCCTGGCGGTGAAGGCGGAACGCCGCTCCCTGGAGGACATCGCCACGCCGCTGACGGCGGCGGGGGGTGACGGGTCCGGCGACGGTTCCAAGGGTGGCCCCACCGGGGAGGAAACTCGGCCGGCGACGGCGTAG
- a CDS encoding ATP-binding protein, whose product MPRKPWDIAFTAEPAEVAALRRIMRLHLGIWGLQHLVDGAQLCVSELVSNVITHVGPGTPATLSVSMKGTHLRIEVHDPDTRALPTLRDAGTESEEGRGMALVDAVADCWGVLLHPDRKVTWCELTTQLPTADGHGEASSVMRAEALLRHYAAAVQPGRRAGAGRLASTVAEETVIAAITDLLHWFRAHGRDADDMLDRAQMRFEAEYAVPRQGL is encoded by the coding sequence ATGCCGCGCAAACCATGGGACATCGCCTTTACGGCCGAACCTGCGGAAGTGGCGGCCTTGCGTCGGATCATGCGGCTGCACCTCGGGATCTGGGGATTGCAGCACCTGGTCGATGGAGCCCAACTGTGCGTCAGCGAGCTGGTGTCCAACGTCATCACTCACGTGGGACCCGGCACGCCCGCCACGCTGTCTGTCTCCATGAAGGGCACGCACCTGCGCATCGAGGTGCACGACCCGGACACACGCGCCCTGCCCACCCTGCGCGACGCCGGCACGGAGTCCGAGGAGGGGCGAGGGATGGCCCTCGTGGATGCCGTCGCCGATTGCTGGGGTGTTTTGCTACACCCGGATCGCAAGGTCACGTGGTGCGAGCTGACGACACAGCTCCCCACGGCTGACGGCCATGGGGAGGCTTCCAGTGTGATGCGGGCCGAGGCCCTTCTACGTCACTACGCCGCCGCTGTGCAGCCAGGGCGCAGGGCGGGAGCGGGCAGATTGGCCTCGACCGTGGCGGAAGAGACCGTGATCGCGGCGATCACCGACCTTCTTCACTGGTTCCGAGCGCACGGCCGAGACGCGGACGACATGCTCGACCGGGCGCAGATGCGCTTCGAGGCCGAGTACGCCGTCCCGCGTCAAGGGTTGTGA
- a CDS encoding DUF397 domain-containing protein: MPESGASSPLVWFTSSYSNGAGGECVECALTGDGALIRDSKTTDTHMIAVSGDAWRSFVVGLRRASTRP, encoded by the coding sequence ATGCCCGAGTCCGGCGCCAGCAGCCCTCTGGTGTGGTTCACGTCGTCCTACAGCAACGGTGCCGGAGGCGAGTGCGTCGAGTGTGCACTCACCGGTGACGGCGCTCTCATTCGCGACTCGAAGACGACGGACACGCACATGATCGCTGTGAGCGGCGACGCGTGGCGTTCCTTCGTCGTGGGCCTGAGGCGTGCAAGCACACGCCCCTAA
- a CDS encoding DUF2267 domain-containing protein translates to MSTTTVPRVTPSRAPHTTDGNGWPQLIEAVRETGLYPTRTKAEQVTRTVLAALGTHVTGDERVDLARALPGEAARLIAAQIPATHRLTAARFVDEVASRTPGATSATARWDVSSVLGTLPPLIGDDLVNRILAQLPAGYALLFGRADLTPAS, encoded by the coding sequence ATGAGCACGACGACGGTGCCCCGTGTGACTCCCAGCCGTGCCCCCCACACCACCGACGGCAACGGCTGGCCCCAGCTGATCGAAGCGGTCCGCGAGACGGGCCTGTACCCCACCCGGACGAAGGCGGAGCAGGTCACCCGCACCGTCCTGGCCGCCCTCGGCACCCATGTCACCGGCGACGAACGGGTCGACCTCGCCCGCGCCCTGCCCGGCGAGGCCGCCCGGCTGATCGCCGCCCAGATCCCGGCCACGCACCGGCTCACGGCCGCGCGCTTCGTCGACGAGGTCGCCTCACGCACCCCCGGAGCCACATCCGCCACGGCCCGCTGGGACGTCAGCTCGGTCCTCGGCACGCTGCCGCCCCTGATCGGCGACGACCTGGTCAACCGCATCCTGGCCCAGCTCCCCGCGGGCTACGCCCTCCTGTTCGGCCGAGCCGACCTGACCCCGGCGTCGTAG
- a CDS encoding alginate lyase family protein, whose amino-acid sequence MLKATGIGIGAGATALATPTALATPADAAGAPLAHPGLLHTRADLDRMAAKVKAGARPYAAGFAKLTANRHAQSGWRPNPQAVVYRGSGTPENYRILYNDIHAAYQNALRYHVTGEEAHADTAVAILNAWSGKLTGLEGSADRFLAAGLYGYQFANAAELVREHGDFDLGRARELMRNVFHPLSDDFLTRHNNAVVTNYWPNWDLTAIACVLATGIFCDERALVERAVEYFKHGDGMGSVKHAIPVVHEDGLGEWVEAGRDQGHALLGVGLMGTVCEMAWNQGIDLYGYDDSRFLKGAQYVAKWSLGGDVPYTANTRRKGAIGGWSGSETASGVAGVDPSMTRPVWAMIANHYTKRRGLPASYLTRAAAKAAPEGGGGDYGPNSGGFDQLGFGTLAFTRDRVEAAAEAPSPSGAASDARGARPHASATPVPGDDLAATGFGDAVGWAAAAGVGAVAGGLLLLRRRGWGG is encoded by the coding sequence ATGCTCAAGGCGACGGGCATCGGCATCGGTGCCGGTGCGACCGCGCTCGCCACCCCGACCGCCCTCGCCACCCCGGCCGACGCCGCCGGCGCCCCTCTCGCTCACCCCGGGCTGCTGCACACCCGTGCCGATCTGGACCGTATGGCCGCCAAGGTGAAGGCGGGTGCCAGACCGTACGCCGCCGGGTTCGCCAAGCTCACCGCCAACCGGCATGCGCAGAGCGGGTGGCGGCCGAATCCGCAGGCCGTGGTGTACCGGGGGTCGGGTACGCCCGAGAACTACCGGATCCTCTACAACGACATCCACGCCGCGTACCAGAACGCCCTGCGCTATCACGTCACCGGTGAGGAGGCGCACGCCGACACCGCCGTGGCGATCCTCAACGCCTGGTCGGGGAAGCTGACCGGGCTGGAGGGCAGTGCCGACCGGTTCCTTGCGGCGGGGCTGTACGGCTACCAGTTCGCGAACGCCGCCGAACTGGTGCGGGAGCACGGGGACTTCGACCTGGGGCGGGCACGGGAGCTGATGCGCAACGTCTTCCATCCGCTGAGCGACGACTTCCTGACCAGGCACAACAACGCCGTCGTCACCAACTACTGGCCCAACTGGGACCTGACGGCCATCGCGTGCGTGCTCGCCACCGGGATCTTCTGCGACGAACGGGCCTTGGTCGAGCGGGCCGTGGAGTACTTCAAGCACGGGGACGGCATGGGGTCGGTGAAGCACGCCATTCCCGTCGTCCACGAGGACGGGCTCGGCGAGTGGGTGGAGGCCGGGCGGGACCAGGGGCATGCGCTGCTCGGGGTCGGGCTGATGGGCACGGTGTGCGAGATGGCGTGGAACCAGGGGATCGACCTGTACGGCTACGACGACAGCCGGTTCCTCAAGGGGGCGCAGTACGTGGCCAAGTGGAGCCTGGGCGGGGATGTGCCGTACACCGCCAACACGCGGCGGAAGGGGGCGATCGGGGGCTGGTCGGGGAGCGAGACCGCGTCGGGCGTCGCGGGCGTGGATCCGTCGATGACCCGGCCCGTCTGGGCGATGATCGCCAACCACTACACCAAGCGGCGGGGGCTGCCGGCGTCGTACCTCACGCGGGCGGCGGCCAAGGCCGCGCCGGAGGGCGGGGGCGGGGATTACGGGCCCAACAGCGGGGGGTTCGACCAGTTGGGGTTCGGGACGCTGGCGTTCACGCGGGACCGGGTGGAGGCGGCGGCCGAGGCGCCGAGTCCGTCCGGTGCCGCGTCGGATGCCAGGGGTGCCCGGCCGCATGCTTCAGCGACCCCTGTCCCGGGCGACGACCTTGCCGCCACCGGTTTCGGGGATGCCGTGGGCTGGGCTGCGGCGGCGGGGGTCGGCGCGGTCGCGGGTGGGTTGCTGCTGCTGCGCCGGCGAGGGTGGGGCGGATAG